In Bacillus cytotoxicus NVH 391-98, the following are encoded in one genomic region:
- the uvrA gene encoding excinuclease ABC subunit UvrA has product MSKDHIVVKGARAHNLKNIDVTIPRNQLVVVTGLSGSGKSSLAFDTIYAEGQRRYVESLSAYARQFLGQMDKPDVDTIEGLSPAISIDQKTTSRNPRSTVGTVTEIYDYLRLLFARIGTPICPKHGIEITSQTVEQMVDRVLEYPERTKLQVLAPIVSGRKGAHVKVLEDIKKQGYVRVRVDGEMLDVSDEITLDKNKKHSIEVVIDRIVVKDGIASRLADSLESALKLGGGRVLIDVIGEEELLFSEHHACPHCGFSIGELEPRMFSFNSPFGACPTCDGLGSRLEVDLELVIPNWDLSLNEHAIAPWEPTSSQYYPQLLQSVCKHYGIDMDMPVKDIPKELFDKVLYGSGEEKVHFRYVNDFGQVKESEIVFEGVIPNIERRFRETSSDYIREQMEKYMAEQACPKCKGGRLKPESLAVFIAGKTIADVTKYSVQEAYGFFSKIELTEKQAKIAYQILREIKERLTFLNNVGLDYLTLSRAAGTLSGGEAQRIRLATQIGSRLTGVLYILDEPSIGLHQRDNDRLIHTLQDMRDLGNTLIVVEHDEDTMMAADYLIDIGPGAGIHGGQVVSAGSPEEVMNDENSLTGQYLSGEKFIPVPLERRKGDGRKIEIIGAKENNLKNARMSFPLGTFVAVTGVSGSGKSTMVNEVLYKSLAQKLYKAKSKPGAHKQIKGLEHLDKVIDIDQSPIGRTPRSNPATYTGVFDDIRDVFAQTNEAKVRGYQKGRFSFNVKGGRCEACRGDGIIKIEMHFLPDVYVPCEVCHGKRYNRETLEVKYKDKNISEVLEMTIEDGVEFFANIPKIKRKLQTLVDVGLGYMKLGQPATTLSGGEAQRVKLASELHRRSTGRTLYILDEPTTGLHVHDIARLLEVLQRLVENGETVLVIEHNLDVIKTADYIVDLGPEGGDKGGQIVASGTPEQVVKEECSYTGKYLKEVLERDTARMKEKIKEVEVGS; this is encoded by the coding sequence GTGAGCAAAGACCATATCGTTGTAAAAGGTGCGAGAGCACATAACTTAAAAAATATTGATGTAACCATTCCGAGAAATCAACTTGTTGTTGTGACGGGACTATCTGGTTCAGGGAAATCATCATTGGCATTCGATACGATTTATGCGGAAGGGCAACGTAGATATGTGGAATCATTATCTGCGTATGCGCGTCAGTTTTTAGGACAAATGGATAAGCCTGATGTCGATACGATTGAAGGCTTATCTCCAGCGATTTCAATCGATCAGAAAACAACGAGCCGTAACCCGCGTTCAACAGTTGGAACAGTAACGGAAATTTATGATTACTTACGCTTATTATTTGCTCGTATTGGGACACCAATCTGCCCAAAGCATGGGATTGAAATTACTTCCCAAACAGTAGAGCAAATGGTCGACCGTGTTCTTGAATATCCAGAGCGTACAAAATTACAAGTATTAGCGCCGATTGTATCTGGGCGTAAAGGCGCTCATGTGAAAGTGTTAGAAGATATTAAGAAACAAGGGTATGTACGTGTTCGGGTGGATGGAGAAATGCTAGATGTATCTGATGAAATTACACTAGATAAAAATAAGAAACATTCCATTGAAGTTGTTATCGATCGTATCGTTGTAAAAGATGGAATTGCAAGTCGTCTTGCTGATTCGCTTGAAAGTGCACTGAAACTAGGCGGGGGACGTGTGTTAATCGATGTAATTGGCGAAGAAGAACTGTTGTTTAGTGAACATCATGCATGTCCGCATTGCGGTTTCTCAATTGGTGAGTTAGAGCCGCGCATGTTCTCATTTAATAGTCCATTTGGTGCATGTCCAACTTGCGATGGACTTGGTTCAAGATTAGAAGTAGATTTAGAGCTTGTAATTCCAAATTGGGATTTATCTTTAAATGAGCATGCCATTGCTCCGTGGGAACCGACAAGCTCACAATATTATCCGCAATTATTACAATCTGTATGCAAGCATTACGGTATCGATATGGACATGCCAGTAAAGGATATTCCAAAAGAGTTGTTTGATAAAGTGCTGTATGGAAGTGGAGAAGAGAAGGTTCATTTCCGTTATGTCAATGACTTTGGGCAAGTGAAAGAAAGTGAAATTGTATTTGAAGGAGTCATTCCAAATATTGAACGTCGCTTTCGGGAAACGAGTTCTGATTATATTCGGGAACAAATGGAAAAATATATGGCGGAGCAAGCGTGTCCAAAATGTAAAGGCGGCCGTTTAAAACCGGAAAGTTTAGCTGTATTCATAGCCGGAAAAACAATTGCTGATGTAACGAAGTACTCTGTGCAAGAAGCATATGGCTTCTTTTCAAAGATTGAACTGACAGAAAAACAAGCGAAAATTGCTTACCAGATTTTACGTGAAATTAAAGAGCGGCTCACTTTCTTAAATAATGTCGGGCTTGATTATTTAACGTTAAGTCGTGCGGCAGGGACGCTGTCAGGTGGTGAAGCGCAGCGCATTCGTCTCGCTACACAAATCGGCTCTCGTCTTACTGGTGTCCTTTATATTCTAGATGAACCGTCCATTGGTTTACATCAGCGTGATAATGACCGCCTTATTCATACATTGCAAGACATGCGTGATTTAGGAAATACGCTTATTGTTGTGGAGCATGATGAAGATACAATGATGGCGGCGGACTATTTGATTGATATTGGTCCTGGCGCGGGCATTCATGGGGGACAAGTTGTATCAGCTGGTTCGCCAGAAGAAGTAATGAATGACGAGAATTCATTAACTGGTCAATATTTAAGTGGGGAAAAATTCATTCCTGTTCCGCTTGAAAGAAGAAAAGGTGACGGACGTAAAATTGAGATTATTGGTGCGAAAGAAAATAATTTAAAGAATGCAAGAATGTCATTCCCACTCGGCACTTTTGTTGCAGTAACTGGTGTATCTGGTTCAGGTAAAAGTACGATGGTTAATGAAGTATTGTATAAGTCTTTAGCACAGAAACTATATAAAGCAAAAAGTAAACCAGGGGCTCATAAACAAATTAAAGGTCTTGAACATTTAGATAAAGTAATTGATATTGATCAATCGCCAATCGGACGGACACCTCGTTCCAATCCGGCAACATATACAGGTGTGTTTGATGATATTCGGGATGTGTTTGCACAAACGAATGAGGCGAAAGTACGCGGCTATCAAAAAGGGCGCTTTAGCTTTAACGTAAAAGGAGGACGCTGTGAAGCTTGCCGCGGTGATGGGATTATCAAAATTGAAATGCACTTCTTGCCAGATGTATATGTTCCGTGTGAAGTGTGCCATGGCAAACGCTATAACCGCGAAACGTTAGAGGTAAAATACAAAGATAAGAACATTTCAGAAGTATTAGAGATGACTATTGAAGACGGAGTGGAATTCTTTGCGAATATCCCGAAAATTAAACGGAAATTACAGACACTTGTAGATGTTGGGCTCGGATATATGAAGCTCGGACAGCCAGCTACGACGTTATCAGGCGGTGAAGCGCAGCGTGTAAAACTAGCATCTGAATTGCATCGTCGTTCTACGGGACGTACATTATATATTTTAGATGAACCGACAACGGGCTTACATGTGCATGATATTGCGCGCCTTCTTGAAGTGTTGCAGCGCCTTGTTGAAAACGGAGAAACGGTACTTGTGATTGAACATAACCTAGATGTGATTAAGACAGCAGATTACATTGTTGACCTTGGTCCAGAGGGTGGAGATAAAGGTGGACAAATCGTTGCTTCGGGAACGCCAGAACAAGTCGTAAAAGAAGAGTGTTCGTATACAGGCAAGTATTTAAAAGAGGTTTTAGAGCGTGATACAGCTCGTATGAAAGAGAAAATAAAAGAAGTGGAGGTAGGGAGCTAA
- a CDS encoding MerR family transcriptional regulator, which translates to MRMISIQELTKETRVTVRTLRYYDQIGLLKPSGKTDGGHRLYSEVDVIRLQQILFLKEMGFSLKEIMNMLVTDLYSLKESLERQLKFVQGEQQKFERMEKMLQAVIYSTELEGEVNWNVMFELIQLSKQSPRIRERFQQQVFSEEEKKLLEKLPNMSEDNESVQEWIKLLKQLRGYMEEGKKPSHDDVQEATNQLMVKCLAMADGDEAFLDKLWEVRKSKEGSQNMNMYPMEEEFFAYMDEAFRIYDERERGK; encoded by the coding sequence ATGAGGATGATTTCGATTCAGGAACTGACCAAGGAGACCAGAGTTACGGTGAGAACACTTCGTTATTACGATCAAATCGGTTTATTAAAGCCAAGTGGCAAAACAGATGGAGGTCATCGGTTATATAGTGAAGTGGATGTTATTCGGTTGCAGCAAATTTTATTTTTAAAGGAAATGGGTTTCTCGTTAAAAGAGATTATGAATATGTTAGTAACAGATCTATATAGCTTAAAGGAGTCGCTAGAAAGGCAGCTGAAATTTGTTCAAGGGGAGCAACAGAAATTTGAACGAATGGAGAAAATGCTACAAGCTGTCATATATTCTACGGAGTTAGAAGGGGAAGTAAATTGGAACGTCATGTTTGAACTTATTCAACTTTCAAAGCAGTCCCCGCGTATACGTGAAAGATTTCAACAACAGGTATTTTCAGAGGAAGAAAAAAAGCTTCTGGAGAAATTACCAAATATGAGTGAAGACAATGAAAGTGTTCAGGAATGGATAAAATTATTGAAACAGTTACGTGGATATATGGAAGAAGGGAAGAAGCCGTCCCATGATGATGTGCAGGAAGCTACGAATCAATTAATGGTGAAATGTTTGGCGATGGCGGATGGAGATGAAGCCTTTTTAGATAAATTATGGGAAGTGCGGAAATCAAAAGAGGGCTCGCAAAACATGAACATGTATCCAATGGAGGAGGAGTTTTTCGCATATATGGATGAAGCTTTTCGTATATACGATGAAAGGGAGCGAGGAAAATGA
- the uvrB gene encoding excinuclease ABC subunit UvrB: MEREFEIVSEYSPQGDQPKAIEQLVKGIQNGKRHQVLLGATGTGKTFTISNVIKEVKKPTLVMAHNKTLAGQLYSELKDFFPNNAVEYFVSYYDYYQPEAYVPQTDTFIEKDAQINDEIDKLRHSATSALFERDDVIIVASVSCIYGLGSPEEYRELVVSLRVGMEKDRNQLLRELVDVQYGRNDIDFQRGTFRVRGDVVEIFPASLDEHCIRIEFFGDEIDRIREVDALTGEVLAEREHVAIFPASHFVTREEKMKVAIENIEKELEERLKELNEQGKLLEAQRIEQRTRYDLEMMREMGFCSGIENYSRHLTLRPAGSTPYTLLDYFPKDFLIVMDESHVTVPQVRAMYNGDQARKQVLVDHGFRLPSALDNRPLKFEEFEEKANQIIYVSATPGPYELEHAPEVVEQIIRPTGLLDPKIEVRPIEGQIDDLLGEIQERIAKNERVLITTLTKKMSEDLTDYLKDVGIKVNYLHSEIKTLERIEIIRDLRLGKFDVLVGINLLREGLDIPEVSLVAILDADKEGFLRSERSLIQTIGRAARNENGHVIMYADHITKSMQIAIDETKRRREKQEAYNKEHGITPKTIQKEVRDVIRATVAAEETEVYEATAMKKMTKKEREKTIAKMEAEMKEAAKALDFERAAELRDLILELKAEG, encoded by the coding sequence GTGGAACGTGAATTTGAAATTGTCTCAGAATACTCCCCGCAGGGTGATCAGCCGAAAGCAATCGAGCAGCTTGTCAAGGGAATTCAAAACGGTAAGAGACATCAAGTGTTGCTTGGAGCGACAGGAACGGGTAAAACATTTACAATTTCGAATGTAATTAAAGAAGTGAAAAAGCCGACACTTGTTATGGCTCATAATAAAACGTTAGCAGGACAACTGTATAGCGAGCTAAAAGATTTCTTTCCAAACAATGCAGTTGAGTATTTCGTTAGTTATTATGATTATTATCAACCGGAAGCATATGTACCACAAACCGATACGTTTATTGAAAAAGATGCACAAATTAATGATGAAATTGATAAGCTGCGCCACTCGGCAACGTCGGCTTTATTTGAGCGTGATGATGTCATTATTGTCGCAAGTGTATCTTGCATTTATGGTTTAGGTTCTCCAGAAGAGTATCGTGAGCTTGTCGTTTCACTGCGCGTTGGCATGGAGAAAGATCGCAACCAGTTGCTGCGCGAGCTCGTTGATGTACAGTATGGACGCAATGATATTGATTTTCAGCGCGGAACGTTTCGCGTTCGCGGCGATGTCGTAGAGATTTTCCCAGCATCTCTTGATGAACATTGCATCAGAATCGAGTTTTTTGGAGATGAAATTGATCGCATTCGAGAAGTGGATGCATTAACAGGTGAAGTATTGGCAGAACGTGAACATGTAGCGATCTTTCCAGCATCTCACTTCGTTACACGTGAAGAGAAGATGAAAGTCGCGATTGAAAATATTGAAAAAGAATTAGAAGAACGTTTAAAAGAATTAAATGAGCAAGGGAAACTATTAGAAGCGCAGCGCATCGAGCAGCGGACGCGTTATGATTTAGAAATGATGCGTGAGATGGGATTTTGCTCAGGGATTGAAAACTACTCTCGTCATTTAACACTCCGTCCTGCTGGTTCAACGCCATATACATTATTAGATTATTTTCCTAAGGACTTTCTAATCGTAATGGATGAATCTCATGTAACGGTTCCGCAAGTAAGAGCGATGTATAATGGCGACCAGGCGCGTAAGCAAGTGCTTGTTGACCATGGGTTCCGCTTACCTTCAGCTTTAGATAATAGACCGCTTAAGTTTGAAGAGTTTGAAGAGAAAGCAAATCAAATTATATATGTTTCGGCAACGCCAGGTCCATATGAGTTAGAGCATGCACCAGAAGTTGTAGAGCAAATTATTCGTCCAACCGGGCTCTTAGATCCGAAAATTGAAGTAAGACCAATTGAAGGACAGATTGATGACTTATTAGGAGAAATACAAGAGCGAATTGCGAAAAATGAGCGCGTTTTAATTACGACATTAACGAAGAAAATGTCAGAGGATTTAACAGATTACTTAAAGGATGTTGGGATTAAGGTAAATTATCTTCATTCTGAAATTAAAACGCTTGAGCGAATTGAAATCATTCGTGATCTTCGTCTTGGCAAGTTCGACGTACTTGTTGGAATTAACTTATTGCGAGAAGGTCTTGATATTCCAGAAGTATCACTTGTTGCGATTTTAGATGCGGATAAAGAAGGATTTTTGCGCTCAGAGCGATCACTCATTCAAACGATTGGCCGTGCTGCGCGTAATGAGAACGGTCACGTTATTATGTATGCAGATCATATAACAAAATCGATGCAAATCGCCATTGATGAAACGAAACGTCGTCGTGAAAAACAAGAGGCTTACAATAAAGAGCATGGCATCACACCAAAAACAATTCAAAAAGAAGTGCGCGATGTGATTCGTGCGACAGTAGCGGCGGAAGAAACAGAAGTATATGAAGCAACGGCAATGAAGAAAATGACAAAGAAAGAACGAGAAAAAACGATTGCGAAGATGGAAGCAGAAATGAAGGAAGCAGCAAAAGCTTTAGATTTCGAGCGTGCGGCTGAGCTAAGAGATTTAATACTAGAACTAAAAGCGGAAGGGTGA
- a CDS encoding helix-turn-helix transcriptional regulator, whose amino-acid sequence MGVKNRIKELRKENHITQVEMARALQVTRQTIVAVENHHYNPSLELSLKIARYFGMKVEEIFTLK is encoded by the coding sequence ATGGGTGTAAAAAATCGAATTAAAGAATTAAGAAAAGAAAATCATATTACGCAAGTAGAAATGGCAAGGGCACTGCAAGTGACTAGGCAAACGATTGTAGCGGTTGAAAATCATCATTATAACCCAAGTCTAGAGCTATCGCTGAAGATTGCGAGATATTTTGGGATGAAGGTGGAAGAGATATTTACGTTAAAGTAA